The following proteins are encoded in a genomic region of Bacillus marinisedimentorum:
- a CDS encoding YybS family protein produces MKSTRVLTEGAVLLAIYAVLLGLSLYLPVVGPFLIVMLPVPFVVYVVRHDLKAGIFFGLLALVITALIGTVLSLPATFLFGSAGLVMGYLYKKEQSAFSVLIGGTLAYIAGLVLTYALSTLLFNLNPIEEVKMTLEGSMEMTEGMLSSLGQDAEEQMEMLKESFELMQYLLPTVIVTLGIILAVLTQSVSSMVLKRLKYSPSVWPPFREWRFPRSLIWYYLLAAVLMMVGLETGSAVYVAVLNVYMLLQFIITVQGFSFIFFYFHAKNMSKGVPIVIVIFSFLLPAILLYLVRILGIIDLGFDLRKKFREQ; encoded by the coding sequence GTGAAATCAACGAGAGTTTTGACTGAAGGTGCTGTCCTGCTGGCCATATACGCGGTGCTGCTTGGACTTTCCCTGTATTTGCCGGTGGTCGGCCCTTTTCTGATCGTTATGCTTCCTGTCCCATTTGTCGTATATGTCGTGCGGCATGATTTGAAAGCGGGTATATTTTTTGGCCTGCTGGCACTCGTTATTACCGCCCTCATCGGAACCGTCCTTTCCTTGCCGGCAACGTTTTTATTCGGCAGTGCCGGCCTGGTGATGGGCTATCTGTATAAAAAAGAACAAAGCGCCTTCTCTGTACTGATTGGCGGCACCCTTGCCTATATCGCCGGCCTTGTGCTCACGTACGCCCTTAGCACCCTGCTTTTCAACTTGAATCCGATTGAAGAAGTGAAAATGACGCTGGAAGGTTCGATGGAAATGACGGAGGGCATGCTGTCCTCACTTGGGCAGGATGCTGAAGAGCAGATGGAAATGCTGAAGGAATCGTTTGAACTGATGCAGTATTTGCTTCCAACGGTGATTGTGACCCTCGGCATCATCCTTGCGGTCCTGACACAGTCGGTATCTTCGATGGTGTTGAAAAGGCTGAAGTACAGTCCTTCGGTATGGCCGCCTTTTCGGGAATGGCGCTTTCCGAGAAGCTTGATCTGGTACTATTTACTGGCCGCTGTGTTAATGATGGTCGGCCTGGAAACAGGTTCCGCCGTTTATGTAGCTGTGCTCAATGTTTACATGCTTCTGCAGTTCATCATTACGGTTCAAGGGTTTTCATTCATTTTTTTCTATTTCCATGCCAAAAACATGTCAAAAGGTGTGCCGATCGTAATCGTGATTTTTTCCTTTTTGCTTCCAGCAATACTCCTTTATCTTGTTCGAATCTTAGGTATAATTGACTTAGGTTTCGATTTGCGAAAAAAATTCAGGGAGCAGTGA
- the rpsR gene encoding 30S ribosomal protein S18 yields the protein MAGRRGRGKRRKVCFFTSNGITHIDYKDVDLLKRFVSERGKILPRRVTGTSAKYQRKLTIAIKRARQMALLPYVTD from the coding sequence ATGGCAGGACGTCGTGGACGCGGTAAACGCCGGAAAGTGTGTTTCTTCACTTCAAACGGCATTACCCACATCGATTACAAAGACGTGGATCTTCTTAAAAGGTTCGTATCAGAACGCGGCAAGATTCTTCCTCGTCGTGTGACAGGAACTTCTGCAAAGTACCAGCGCAAATTGACTATCGCAATCAAGCGCGCTCGTCAAATGGCACTGTTGCCGTACGTGACCGATTAA
- the rpsF gene encoding 30S ribosomal protein S6, producing the protein MRKYEIMYIIRPNIEEEAQKALVERFNGILADNGAEVEKTTEMGKRRLAYEINDFREGFYMLLNVSSNNEAINEFERLARINEDMLRHIVVKEEE; encoded by the coding sequence ATGCGTAAATATGAAATCATGTACATCATCCGCCCGAACATCGAAGAAGAAGCACAAAAAGCGCTTGTTGAGCGTTTCAATGGCATTCTTGCTGACAATGGTGCGGAGGTTGAAAAGACAACTGAAATGGGAAAGCGCCGTCTCGCATATGAGATCAACGACTTCCGTGAAGGTTTCTACATGCTTCTGAACGTGTCTTCAAACAATGAGGCGATCAACGAATTCGAACGTCTTGCACGTATTAACGAAGACATGCTTCGCCATATCGTTGTAAAAGAAGAAGAGTAA
- the ssb gene encoding single-stranded DNA-binding protein — protein sequence MLNRVVLVGRLTKDPELRYTPSGVAVANFTLAVNRPFTNQQGEREADFINCVIWRRQAENVANFLKKGSLAGVDGRIQTRNFEGQDGKRVFMTEVVAESVQFLEPKGSGGGPSTGGSQYGGPQGQGQNPFNNNNNNNRKNEGYTKMDDDPFSGDGQPIDISDDDLPF from the coding sequence ATGCTTAATCGCGTCGTTCTTGTGGGCAGATTAACTAAAGACCCGGAATTGCGTTACACCCCGAGCGGAGTGGCCGTGGCGAACTTCACACTTGCTGTGAACCGTCCTTTCACCAACCAGCAGGGGGAGCGCGAAGCCGACTTTATCAATTGCGTCATCTGGCGCAGGCAGGCTGAAAATGTGGCGAACTTCCTTAAAAAGGGAAGCCTCGCAGGTGTGGACGGCCGCATTCAAACACGAAACTTTGAAGGCCAGGATGGCAAAAGAGTATTCATGACTGAAGTGGTGGCTGAAAGTGTCCAATTCCTTGAGCCGAAAGGAAGCGGCGGAGGCCCTTCAACAGGTGGCAGCCAATATGGGGGCCCGCAAGGACAAGGTCAGAACCCGTTTAATAATAACAATAACAACAATAGAAAAAATGAAGGCTATACGAAAATGGATGACGATCCATTCTCCGGAGACGGTCAGCCGATCGATATCTCCGATGATGATCTCCCATTTTAA